A portion of the Anthonomus grandis grandis chromosome 19, icAntGran1.3, whole genome shotgun sequence genome contains these proteins:
- the LOC126747734 gene encoding zinc finger protein 12-like: protein MHFKNLPVLVSNEDKQNYRCEFCGGTVVPPFCSHLCFHQRKTKPNGLQSEKLKRSTRQKPVEPQISDVNEDVVVEPWTLDYTDSEENESCIYCNSSMPPSRLFKHESWHRENDLNVVKCLTDTKSSRLPKNSEGLCMYCGIMKPSNKLRVHENRDHGRQSLRKVCDICGIFTCPTYIREHMRTHDAEKSFECDVCHKTFFRRKALARHKLVHSDVARYVCSVCGKSFKVRFNMRVHMRSHEDVKPFPCSVCKKTFTTKQWRDSHLRTHGVLDNR from the coding sequence ATGCACTTTAAAAATCTGCCGGTGCTGGTTTCGAACGAGGATAAACAAAATTATCGTTGTGAGTTCTGCGGAGGCACCGTCGTGCCTCCGTTTTGTAGCCACTTGTGCTTCCACCAACGAAAAACCAAACCAAATGGCCTCCAGAGTGAGAAACTGAAGAGATCCACTCGTCAGAAACCGGTAGAGCCTCAAATCTCTGACGTTAATGAAGACGTCGTAGTAGAGCCTTGGACGCTCGATTACACTGACTCGGAAGAAAATGAGAGTTGCATCTACTGCAACTCCTCAATGCCCCCCTCGCGTCTCTTTAAACACGAATCGTGGCACAGAGAAAACGACTTGAACGTCGTCAAGTGCTTAACGGACACGAAATCCTCGAGACTCCCGAAGAATTCGGAAGGACTTTGCATGTACTGCGGCATAATGAAACCGAGCAATAAATTGCGCGTGCACGAGAACCGCGACCACGGTCGTCAGAGTTTGCGCAAAGTGTGCGATATTTGCGGCATATTCACTTGTCCGACTTATATTAGAGAGCACATGCGCACTCACGACGCCGAGAAGAGTTTCGAGTGCGACGTGTGTCACAAGACGTTCTTCCGGAGGAAGGCGCTCGCACGACACAAGCTAGTGCACTCGGACGTTGCGCGGTACGTCTGCTCGGTGTGCGGAAAGTCGTTTAAGGTGCGGTTTAACATGCGGGTGCACATGAGGAGCCACGAGGACGTTAAACCGTTTCCCTGCTCCGTATGTAAGAAGACTTTCACTACGAAGCAGTGGAGGGACAGCCATTTGCGAACTCACGGGGTCCTGGATAATagatga